Sequence from the Candoia aspera isolate rCanAsp1 chromosome 7, rCanAsp1.hap2, whole genome shotgun sequence genome:
CCCATCTTGCCCTGGGACTTATTGGAGAAGGAAAGATGTGGTCCCCAAAGAGTGGATGGGCTGATGCAAAATACGTAAGAGAGATATTTTCTAATGTAAATGGTACATGTGCTGATGGGAAATTAATTAGGGAGGGTACATTGaaagggaagatttttttaaaaaaaactctaacGTCACTTTAGAAATTATCTTAACTACAGAAATGCCACTTCAGAATGTCTAGAAAATCTTCTGTTATAGAACAGCAGAATTTCAAAAATCCTACTAGGGAGgttctttatatactgtagttcaaGATCTGTTCATAGTATATGTTCAAAAAACCCAAGTGTTCTGTATTATTACTACAGCACATAATCTAATCCAATATGCAGCCTGAATAGAGTGAGGCTGTAAGAGACATTGGGCTGCATAAGCCAGCCCTGTTCTCCCAAATCACTAACTTTCCTGTGTTGAGCAGCCTCTATGAGGGGCTTCTACTCCAGCTTGCTTGAAGGTAAATAGGAGTCACTGTGTAAGGGCAAGCACTGATATTTCAGAGTTCCTAGTCATGGGAAAGTTTGTACTTGTGTTGAGGCAAACACACATAGAAGCCACCTCCTGAATGAGGAGAAGCAGTTCACAAAGTTAGGGCAGTTTGAAGAAGGACAGTGGAGCTGGCGTTGCAGCCTCACATCTCTTACAATACAGCTGTGTTAAATGGTGAtagccagtaaaaaaaaaaaaacttctgtaaAAAGGAATACAGAAGAACctagaaattcaaaacaacaatTCACGTTAAAACTAAAAATTGAATGGAAAGTTAGGGCCACTTCCTCATTTTTGTTCTAGCATGAATGGCTGCTAGATATTTCAAAGTATTTGGGGACAGAATGCTGAGAacatcaatttatttaaaaaaacttttctcaCTTAATAAGCATTCTTGGTACTGCTTTGCAGGTGCTGGAAGCTCATGGACTCAGACCAATTACTTTGAAGCCAAAGGAGGTAATAAAATGCATGTTTGTTTCCTAATATCACTGTTTCAATAGgcaaataatttattatatagGTACATAATGCAGCACTGAGTTGTTTTAGTGCAGTTAGggtgaaccttttgggcttggTGTGTCAAAAAattggaaaatgcctaacttggcTCTGCTGGCATGttcacccccaccccctgaaCAAAAGacaaacaattctttacatattcatttatttttaaaaatgcagtccaATGTTGGGTAgtcaaaaggacagagatgggagAAAGATAGGTAGGTGGGGGAAGTTGCGgtgccttttgtttgttcagtttctttcacAAATGACAAcctcaaacagggagaatagttgttgggTGTTGTTGAACGCTGGTGTGTTATCCAGAACGttgtggcatgtcacctttgacatgagtgtcataggttcgccatcactgtTTTAGTGAATCCATGAGGTCTGATATATTCTGCAAAAAaatataaagtttttttaaaatcttcttaaAAGTCTTGGGCATAGGGAAATGGTttatttctcccctcttttttAGGACTGTGCAATTTTTTCCAGAAGTCCTCCACTAACAGCTCATTCATACCTTCCCTATGCCCAAGGTCAACTCTAGTTCCTTCTACATCTTCTTACTTAGCTGTGGCTAGAATGCTAGTCAGTACTCAGTATAGGATTAATTGATCTCTGCTGGATATAGTGGACGTTTTCCTTACCTACTTGGATGCGATACACTTGAGTGTTTTTGATAGATTTTATTGCATTTGCTCCTTCCCTGAATATATACTTACAGAAAACAGGCCTTACGTTAACTATATGGTGAAAGATCCAAGAGATAGAAATCTCAGGCATTCGTGGAGTTTTCTAAATGGCAGGACTGCTAGAAGGGGGAATTGTGGAGAACCTTGCACACCATGCGCTATGACTGGCAGAGAAGCACCTTCAAGTTAAACAAAGGTTGGAGGGAAGGAGTTAAGCAGCTTGTTTCCCCACCAAAGCAGTTTCCTGAGGCTTCTTTGGGCTGAAGCACAAGAGAAAACATCTTGTGTAGTTTGAGCCAGGAACATATAGGAAGGACACACACAtgtctttaaagcagtgtttctcaaccttggcaactttaagataggtggacttcaactcccaagctggctggggaattctgggagttgaagtccacctatcttaaagttgccaaggttgagaaacactgctttaaatagaAGGACTTGCTGAATATAACCCTTGCTGTTTCTTCGAAGGGTCTGGCTCTTATCAATGGAACACAAATGATAACCTCTCTGGGATGCGAAGCAGTTGAAAGGGCCAGTGCGATTGCTAGACAAGCTGACATTGTGGCTGCCCTCACACTGGAAGTCCTCAAGGGCACAACAAGGGCCTTTGATACAGGTTGGTATTTTTAAAGCATGGTATAGACCAAggtccgtctctctctctctctgtgttaatTTGCTTGTTCATTATTTTCCACATGTTCTTTATTCAGAGACATattccagaaaactcttcaaCAATTCTAAAACGTACTTCTGATCACACCTACAAGTCACCTGAGCTTGCCACCAAGATAATGAGTAACAGTATTACAGATTTTACACAATGTAAGCCTGTGGTATAACAGTGTCAGCCTAAGGAGGAAAAgcctatttttatcttttatctacaTTCAGAGAGAGTTGTTTGGTACACTTAGAGcattttggagagccagtttggtgtagtggttaaggcagcaggctagaaactgtgagttctagtcccaccttaggcacaaagccagctgggtgaccttgggccagtcactccctctcagccctaggaagcaggcaatggcagacggcttctgaaaaaccttgccaagaaaacctcagggacttgtccaggcagtctccaagaatcagacatgattgaacggattaaaaaaaccaCACCTAGTGATAGCTTAACTATCAGTCTATGAGTAAAATCACTTAAGGTGATTTTACTCATAGACTGGgacaagataaaaacattatCAAGCAGTTAAAAAGGCAGATGGGGTTGTCAGAGCATATATATTCGCTGTCTACAAGTTGAAGTCCCAAACCAAATGTGACTCTCCCAAATCTTGGGTGCAGTCCCCAAAGTCCTTTAAAAGTTCCCGCTAATATTTAATTGGATTAATGTAATTGGAGAAGATGATAATATGCTAGTTTGCATACCCATGACATATATTTCAACAATACTAATTCTCACTGTGGGCAGCCAAAACGGCATCATCACATACAAGAAGCAACTTCGAAAGAATCCTAAGCTTTGCAGAAGTAtgaaaatatttaggaaaataCTTTAACAGGAGGGAGACCAAACAACTCAACCAGAATGGGTTATGCTCAGTGGGCACCGATGCTAGCTGATCGCGGAGGGAGCAAGAGTAAAATGGAACtaaataatccttttttaaaaaggaatggtgTTTGGACCCCAAACAGAAACACTCTGTACACTGCACCATTTTGTTGTGGGTCCCATTTGTCCAAAGAAATAGGAGTATGCTGAATGAATCATCACCAAATCTTCTGTACTACAGAACATTGCTAGAGTTTAATGGAttacaattttaaattattttttttcctgctttgtatTTCCCTTAAGTGGAGCCTTAAGCTTATACAGAACTAAACAAGAAGGCGttattttcaaaagcaaaggGAAACTGTTACCTCTTGATCCTTATTTTAAAACAGATATTCATGCACTGCGACCACATCGTGGGCAGATTGAGGTAGCTTTTCGATTCAGGTCTCTTTTAGACTCTGATCATCATCCTTCTGAAATAGCAGGTGAGTAACCATTGGCAGTAGAAATAGACTTCACTTATCCAGTTagatgtaatctttttttttttcactgagagTAGTACTTTGAGTCATGAATATTATTTGTtgctaaaaaaaatcacacatataGAATATTTAGAATACATTAAACATGTTACAGCATAAATTTAGTCTGAGTGTAGAACTTATCTGTAAGCACATGATATGCAAACTTCATTGTAAAAGTAAAATATTATTGGTACTAAAATTCAATACTCTTGTACGTGTTGCTATGTGAATCCATAGTTACAGAAGTGAAAAGGATTGCCACATAATCTATCTTCAAAACATTTCAATGCAAATCCCATATTTTAATTCAGCATTGTGGAGGTTTAGTCAAAATATTAATGTAGGTCTTCTAAAACAattgttgtttgctttgtttgttttacagaatCGCATAGATTTTGTGATAGAGTGCAAGATGCATACACATTGCGTTGTTGCCCTCAGGTAAAGTTTCAGAAATTCcttaagatatactgtatgtagtcaGGATCTTAATATACATTCCAAGTTAACAGAAGTTAGTTTTATAAGCAAGTGCAATTCACAAATAACACTGCTGACATTAACAAAAACTGTTAATTTCAGCAGTTGTGCCTAGGAATTGCACTTGTTGATAAGTTGTATCACCTGCATGCAACTAAGTGGCAGCAGCCAGTCAACTTTGGCTGAACTCAGAGAAATTAAGGAAGGTTAGACAGGCAAGCACTTGGACTGGAAATCagtaggaaatcccaggactgcagACTTATTTCAGCAAATGACTTCCTAGATGATGAAGACAGTGATAAATCATTTCCAGATTCTTCCCAGGAAAATTTCACTTAATCTTTACCTGAAAGAGAGTTTAGCATGTGCCTGTACATGTGCACAGTTTCAGTAGGTGACAGCACCTAGCCAATCTTGTCTGAACTTCAAAACTAATCCTGACTGGAGCTACGGTAGTGCTTAGGTCCTACCCTGAAAATCAGGGCTTTAGTACTtgcaaaaaacatcctggaagaagatagTAATAAACCACTTCCTATTGTTGCCAACAAATTTTATGGATgtctccatgaagtcaccaggagctaaaGTTGACTTCAGAGAGACTTTACTGTATGCAAAAATGTTTTCCAACCAGGGATTATATTTGTCACAGAACGCACTAGAATCTACAGTATATGGAATTATCATTTCAAAGAATAATAATTCAACAATTAGTTGAATAATTATAGAGAATAATTTAACAATAGTGAAAAATGGTCACTCCTGAATAGATTACTTGCAACCAATTAAACAGTGCTGCATGCACTATAGATATAGGCAAACCTATTGAACACGTGTAGCATGTTGCATAGGAAACTTTATGTAGGGATATTTTTCAGCCTTCGTGTATTCTGAGTGAACAAAATATCTGCCTTTCATTAACTCCGTATGTTCTGCACACATGTGGCTGAACCAAACAACAATCTGACGTAAATCCTGTAAGACTTATGTGCAATGATGAAGTATGCCATGAATATAAGCGGCATACCTTCTAATTTTTGCAAAATATCAGACCTTAGTATGAAGACAGTGCTCCATTTgtaaacaaagatggaaagggtGGGCTTTTTTCTTATAATCGCCTTTCAAAACTGAAGTCCTCTGgttatgctggctgagaatttggAGAGTTATAGTTCAACACAAACAGAGGGAGACAGGTTGGGAAGGTTAACTCTAAAATGAATAATGGTTTACCAAAAAATGACTAACTTCTATCTTTTTCTTGTAGGTTCATGGTGTTGTGAATGACACAATTGCTTTTGTAAAGAACGTAATTACCACAGAGATCAACAGTGCAACAGACAATCCTGTATCCTTATTTCTTTTAATACTTACACTGGTCAACAAAAATAGATTTATGGTTTTATCTCCTGAGGAGTTCTGTTACAGTGCATTTGgggggggtgtgtgtgagagagatgatagatgatagatggagcCATTATGCTATCCTCTCCCAGGTTAAGCAATGTTAGGCAAAGCACATAAAAAGATTACGAAGCAAAAGAAGTTGTAGGACAAAAAAGGTGAATCTAACTAAATCTGATTTATTCCAAAACCATCCACTATACCTCTTCCTATAGTTCTATCTATGCCAACCAGTCTTTTTCAACCTCATCCATACACTGatttatacattgccttttgttctttgtaCTTCTCACCTCTCCCTTTCTGAGGATTTTGTCAACTCTATCCAACCTCAATTTTCTAAGTCTTTTCTATGTTttcaacccattcattcttccttcatactTTTATTTTGTGGTTTGATTCACATGTATTCTCTCCACAGTGTATGATCAAACTatctcaatgtacttcttttgtactggttactcttttttgtactgaattttaacttctttcaacaaacatttattCCTCACAAGAAGCTACTTAGTATCCACtgtctttctaccagcatttctgcatcttaaacatttttcatccattttctcatctttaataaatattttccaaAGTTCACAAATTCATCCATTTATTCTAGTTTTTCCCCCATGTAAGTGTACTGTagcttgcaattgttcactctggtttctcttccaAATCTTGGTCTTTTACATACTGTATTAAATTTTAATTCCATGCTCTTTCtttcatcatacaatctatctaacattcactgcaaactATTCTATTTCTCAGCCAACAGCATGACATCATCTCAAAAAGATGTATATGCACATTCACATCCCAGTTAACATACCTCTAACATCACCATAAGCAgtccatatatatttattcataaatacactAAACAATAAAGGGGGCATCATGCACCCTTGTCTGACTCCCTGCTCAGAactgaaccatttgctaaacatttcttttatgctcattcattttttatttccattattatATCCTTCTTACTATATTTGGTAACTGACATTCTactccatatttgtgcaaaaaCTCAAAAATTCAAGCCTATTGACTTTATCATATAGTTTCTATACATCAAAAAAGGTATAAGCTTACCTCTCAGTCAAGAtctactttaaaaattatttgctaagtcccacctgtattatttaataagtaaatgaattaatacattaaaatatggAGTTTAATCTGATCAAAATCATCCTTTTTAAATCTGTCTTgttaattcttaatttttttggcAAAGATGGTTTTTGCTGACCGGAAGGAGACAATTTctggaggaaatttccatggtgAATACCCAGCCAAGGTAGGTGTCTAAAATACCTTTCTCTAATATGCACTTACTAATAttggaattgggggtggggggttggataAAAATCCTATGTCTAAAACTGTTTAACTTGCAGGCTTTAGACTACCTTGCAATTGGTGTCCATGAACTTGCTGCAATTAGTGAAAGGAGAATTGAACGACTCTGTAACCCATCACTCAGTGAGTTGCCACCGTTTTTAGTCACAGAAGGAGGTCTAAATTCTGGTTTCATGATTGCACATTGCACAGCAGCTTCCTTGGGTGAGTACTTAGGCCCACAGGCATTTGAATGACTTGGGAAAATATGAATTCACACAGTGCATCCTGTCTGTCTTATGATTGTACTGTAGTGCATACAGCTTTTCTGACAATTTCTCTCTTGTTCATAGCCCTTTGCATCTAGTGATATCAACTGCAAGCTGACACTGTGCCAATACTTCTGTACATTGATAGCATGATTCTCTATATGCAATATCTCTTAGGGTAGATACTGGTGTGGCTTGTAGGCTTATTCCCAGATATGTATGCATAACATTGTGGCACTGTATCTTCCACTCAGGGGACTGGCAGC
This genomic interval carries:
- the HAL gene encoding histidine ammonia-lyase isoform X3, whose product is MLLALRINVLAKGYSGLSLETLQQVIEAFNASCLPYIPEQGTVGASGDLAPLSHLALGLIGEGKMWSPKSGWADAKYVLEAHGLRPITLKPKEGLALINGTQMITSLGCEAVERASAIARQADIVAALTLEVLKGTTRAFDTDIHALRPHRGQIEVAFRFRSLLDSDHHPSEIAESHRFCDRVQDAYTLRCCPQVHGVVNDTIAFVKNVITTEINSATDNPMVFADRKETISGGNFHGEYPAKALDYLAIGVHELAAISERRIERLCNPSLSELPPFLVTEGGLNSGFMIAHCTAASLVSENKALCHPSSVDSLSTSAATEDHVSMGGWAARKALKVIEHVEQVLAIELLAACQGIEFLRPLRTTTPLEKVYDLVRSVVRPWMKDRFMAPDIEAAHRLLVDQKVWKVAEPYIEKYRREHIPESRPISPTAFSLAAGKSASHHHHHHHDSDSEAQDEQ